The following are from one region of the Myotis daubentonii chromosome 2, mMyoDau2.1, whole genome shotgun sequence genome:
- the TCF20 gene encoding transcription factor 20 isoform X2 gives MKETAPPGQEREGAGKEGCWPATVLLNSMQSFREQSSYHGNQQSYPQEVHGSSRLEEFSPRQAQMFQNFGGAGGSSGSSGSSSGGGRRGTAAAAAAMASETSGHQGYQGFRKEAGDFYYMAGNKDPVAAGTPQPPQRRPSGPVQSYGPPQGSSFGNQYGSEGHVGQFQAQHSGLGGVSHYQQDYTGPFSPGSAQYQQQASSQQQQQQQVQQLRQQLYQSHQPLPQATGQPASGSSHLQPMQRPSTLPSAAGYQLRVGQFGQHYQSSAASSSSSSSFPSPQRFSQSGQSYDGSYSVNAGSQYEGHNVGSNAQAYGSQSNYSYQPQSMKNFEQAKIPPGTQQGQQQQPQQQQPQQQPQQQQPQQQAQQQHAPQHVMQFSNAATKLPLQSQVGQYSQPEVPVRSPMQFHQNFSPISNPSPAASVVQSPSCSSTPSPLMQSGENLQCGQGSVPMGSRNRILQLMPQLSPTPSMMPSPNSHAAGFKGFGLEGVPEKRLTDPGLSSLSALSTQVANLPNTVQHMLLSDALTPQKKTSKRPSSSKKADSCTNSEGSSQPEEQLKSPMAESLDGGCSSSSEDQGERVRQLSGQSTSSDTTYKGGASEKAGSSPAQGAQNEAPRLSASPAAREEAASPGAKDTPSSSEGNPKVNEKTIGVIVSREAMTTRAEKPGGQDKGSQEDDPTATQRPPSTGGPKELSHASVSQPEPPGGGGKGNKSGDNPNHNGEGNGQSGHPTVGPGFIGRTEPSKSPGSLRYSYKDSFGSAMPRSVGGFPQYPTGQDKGDFTGHGERKGRNEKFPSLLQEVLQGYHHHPDRRYSRSTQEHQSMAGGLEGTSRPNVLISQTNELASRGLLNKSIGSLLENPHWGPWERKSGSSAPEMKQISLADYPVPRKFEIEPQSSAHEPGGSLSERRSVICDISPLRQIVRDPGAHSLGHMGADTRLGRNERLNPSLSQSVILPGGLVSMETKLKSQSGQIKEEDFEQSKSQASFNNKKSGDHCHPASIKHESYRGNASPGAATHDSISDYGPQDSRPTPMRRVAGRMGGREGMRGRSPSQYHDFSEKLKMSPGRSRGPGGDPHHMNPHMTFTERANRSSLHAPFSPNSESLASAYHTNTRAHAYGDPSAGLNSQLHYKRQMYQQQQEEYKDWSSSSAQGVIAAAQHRQEGARKSPRQQQFLDRVRSPLKNDKDGMMYGPPMGAYHDPSGQEGRCLMSGDGLSNKGIELKHGSQKLQQESCWDLSRQTSPAKSSCPPGMSNQKRYGPPHETDGHGLAESTQSSKPSNVMLRLPGQEDHSSQNPLIMRRRVRSFISPIPSKRQSQDSKNSNIEDRGRLLHPSKEGADKAFNSYAHLSHSQDFKSIPKRESAKDLTSSDNRNCPPVTLTSPAKTKILPPRKGRGLKLEAIVQKITSPNIRRSASSNSAEAGGDTVTLDDILSLKSGPPEGGSVAAQEAEMEKRKGEVVSDLVCPTNKELNIEKPLARSSEEWRGSGDDKMKTETHPDTVTAGKEPPGAMTSATSQKPGSNQGRPDGSLGGAAPLIFPDSKNVPAAGGLAPEANPKAEEKETDAVTISPKPEGFPPKGYFPSGKKKGRPIGSVNKQKKQQQPPPPPPQPPQIPEGSADGEPKPKKQRQRRERRKPGAQPRKRKTKQAVPIVEPQEPEIKLKYATQPLDKSDAKNKSFFPYIHVVNKCELGAVCTIINAEEEEQTKLVRGRKGQRSLTPPPSSTESKALPASSFMLQGPVVTESSVMGHLVCCLCGKWASYRNMGDLFGPFYPQDYAATLPKNPPPKRATETQSKVKVRHKSASNGSKTDTEEEEEQQQQKEQRSLAAHPRFKRRHRSEDCGGGPRSLARGLPCKKATTEGGSEKTVLDSKPSVPTTSEGGPELELQIPELPLDSNEFWVHEGCILWANGIYLVCGRLYGLQEALEIAREMKCSHCQEAGATLGCYNKGCSFRYHYPCAIDADCLLHEENFSVRCPKHKPPLPCPLPALQNKTAKGSLSTEQSERG, from the coding sequence gAGGGCTGTTGGCCCGCCACTGTGCTGTTGAACAGTATGCAGTCCTTTCGGGAGCAAAGCAGTTACCACGGAAACCAGCAGAGCTACCCACAGGAGGTACACGGCTCCTCCCGGCTAGAAGAGTTCAGCCCTCGCCAGGCCCAGATGTTCCAGAATTTTGGGGGCGCAGGTGgtagcagtggcagcagtggcagcagcagtggtggtgggcgGCGAGGGACAGCAGCGGCTGCAGCAGCAATGGCTAGCGAGACCTCTGGCCATCAAGGCTACCAGGGTTTCAGGAAAGAGGCTGGAGACTTCTACTACATGGCAGGCAACAAAGACCCCGTGGCGGCGGGCACCCCGCAGCCTCCTCAGCGAAGGCCTTCTGGGCCTGTGCAGAGCTATGGACCCCCCCAGGGGAGCAGCTTTGGCAATCAGTATGGGAGTGAGGGTCATGTGGGCCAGTTTCAAGCACAGCACTCTGGCCTTGGTGGTGTGTCTCATTATCAGCAGGACTACACGGGGCCTTTCTCTCCAGGGAGTGCTCAGTACCAGCAGCAGGCAtccagccagcagcagcagcagcagcaagtcCAGCAGCTGAGACAACAGCTTTaccagtcccatcagcctctgccaCAAGCCACTGGCCAGCCGGCGTCAGGCTCGTCCCACCTGCAGCCGATGCAGAGGCCCTCCACGCTGCCATCTGCCGCTGGCTACCAGCTACGCGTGGGTCAGTTTGGCCAGCACTACCAATCTtctgccgcctcctcctcctcctcctcctccttcccgtCACCACAGCGTTTCAGCCAGTCTGGGCAGAGCTATGACGGCAGTTACAGTGTGAATGCTGGATCCCAGTATGAAGGGCATAATGTGGGTTCTAACGCACAGGCTTATGGTTCACAATCAAATTACAGCTATCAGCCTCAATCTATGAAAAATTTTGAACAAGCGAAGATTCCACCAGGAacccagcaggggcagcagcagcagccacagcagcagcagccacagcagcagcctcagcagcagcagcctcagcaGCAGGCTCAGCAGCAGCACGCTCCACAGCACGTGATGCAGTTCTCCAACGCTGCCACCAAGCTGCCCTTGCAGAGCCAAGTGGGGCAGTACAGCCAGCCCGAGGTTCCTGTGAGATCCCCCATGCAGTTCCACCAGAACTTCAGCCCCATTTCTaacccttccccagctgcctctgTGGTTCAGTCTCCAAGCTGTAGCTCGACCCCATCCCCTCTTATGCAGAGTGGGGAGAATCTCCAGTGCGGCCAAGGCAGTGTGCCCATGGGTTCTAGAAACAGAATCCTGCAGTTAATGCCTCAGCTCAGCCCAACCCCATCGATGATGCCCAGCCCTAATTCTCATGCTGCCGGCTTCAAAGGGTTTGGACTAGAAGGAGTGCCAGAAAAGCGCCTGACAGACCCTGGGTTGAGTAGTTTGAGTGCCCTGAGTACTCAAGTGGCCAATCTTCCTAATACTGTCCAGCACATGCTACTCTCTGATGCCCTGACACCTCAGAAGAAGACCTCCAAGAGGCCCTCCTCTTCCAAGAAAGCAGACAGCTGCACAAACTCTGAAGGCTCCTCCCAGCCTGAAGAACAGCTGAAGTCCCCCATGGCAGAGTCACTGGATGGAGGCTGCTCCAGCAGTTCCGAGGATCAAGGCGAGAGAGTCAGGCAGCTGAGTGGCCAGAGCACTAGCTCTGACACCACCTATAAGGGTGGAGCCTCAGAGAAAGCCGGCTCCTCCCCAGCACAAGGCGCTCAGAATGAGGCCCCCAGACTCAGCGCCAGTCCGGCAGCCAGAGAAGAGGCGGCCTCGCCAGGTGCTAAGGACACGCCATCATCTTCCGAGGGCAACCCAAAAGTCAATGAGAAGACCATTGGGGTGATTGTCTCCCGGGAAGCCATGACGACTCGGGCAGAAAAGCCTGGTGGGCAAGATAAAGGCTCTCAAGAGGATGATCCCACAGCCACCCAAAGGCCACCCAGCACAGGTGGGCCCAAGGAACTCAGTCATGCATCAGTTTCCCAGCCGGAGCCTCCAGGAGGAGGGGGCAAAGGAAACAAGAGTGGCGATAACCCCAACCACAATGGAGAGGGCAATGGCCAGAGCGGGCACCCCACAGTAGGCCCTGGCTTCATAGGCAGAACTGAGCCTAGCAAATCTCCCGGAAGCTTGCGCTATAGTTACAAAGACAGCTTTGGGTCAGCCATGCCAAGAAGTGTCGGTGGCTTTCCTCAGTATCCTACAGGACAAGATAAGGGAGATTTCACTGGCCATGGGGAGCGGAAGGGTAGAAATGAGAAGTTCCCCAGCCTCCTGCAGGAAGTGCTTCAGGGTTACCACCACCACCCTGACAGGAGATACTCTAGGAGTACTCAGGAGCATCAGAGCATGGCTGGTGGTCTAGAAGGAACCTCGAGGCCTAATGTCTTAATTAGTCAAACCAATGAATTAGCTAGCAGGGGCCTTTTGAACAAAAGCATTGGGTCCCTATTAGAAAACCCCCACTGGGGCCCCTGGGAGAGGAAATCGGGCAGCTCAGCTCCAGAAATGAAACAGATCAGTTTGGCTGACTATCCAGTTCCCAGAAAGTTTGAAATAGAGCCTCAGTCATCAGCCCATGAGCCCGGGGGTTCCCTCTCCGAAAGAAGATCAGTGATCTGTGACATTTCTCCACTAAGACAGATTGTCAGGGACCCGGGGGCTCACTCGCTGGGTCACATGGGTGCTGACACCAGACTTGGGAGGAATGAACGTCTCAATCCAAGTTTAAGTCAGTCGGTCATTCTTCCAGGTGGTTTGGTGTCCATGGAAACAAAACTAAAATCCCAGAGCGGGCAGATAAAAGAGGAAGACTTTGAGCAATCCAAATCCCAAGCTAGTTTCAACAACAAGAAATCTGGAGACCACTGCCATCCTGCTAGCATCAAGCACGAGTCTTACCGAGGCAATGCCAGCCCTGGAGCTGCCACCCATGACTCCATCTCAGACTATGGCCCTCAAGACAGCAGACCCACGCCCATGCGGCGGGTCGCTGGCAGAATGGGTGGTCGGGAGGGCATGAGGGGTCGGTCCCCTTCTCAGTATCATGACTTTTCAGAAAAACTGAAGATGTCTCCCGGGAGGAGCAGGGGCccagggggagaccctcatcacATGAACCCACATATGACGTTTACAGAGCGGGCCAACCGGAGTTCATTACATGCTCCCTTTTCTCCCAACTCAGAAAGCCTGGCCTCTGCGTATCACACAAACACGCGGGCTCATGCTTATGGGGATCCCAGTGCAGGTTTGAATTCTCAGCTCCATTACAAGAGGCAGATGTACCAACAGCAACAAGAGGAATATAAGGACTGGAGCAGCAGCTCTGCTCAGGGAGTGATCGCCGCGGCCCAGCACAGGCAGGAGGGGGCCCGGAAGAGCCCAAGGCAGCAGCAGTTCCTGGACAGAGTGCGGAGCCCTCTGAAAAATGACAAAGATGGTATGATGTATGGCCCACCGATGGGGGCTTACCATGACCCCAGCGGTCAGGAAGGGCGCTGCCTCATGTCTGGTGATGGTCTGTCTAACAAAGGCATCGAATTGAAGCATGGCTCCCAGAAGTTACAGCAAGAATCTTGTTGGGATCTTTCTCGGCAGACTTCTCCAGCCAAAAGCAGCTGCCCTCCAGGAATGTCCAATCAAAAAAGATATGGACCACCCCATGAGACCGATGGGCATGGGCTGGCTGAGTCTACACAGTCATCCAAACCTAGCAATGTTATGCTGAGGCTTCCAGGGCAAGAGGATCATTCTTCTCAAAACCCCCTCATCATGAGGAGGCGTGTCCGTTCTTTTATCTCTCCCATTCCCAGTAAAAGGCAGTCACAAGACTCGAAAAACAGCAACATTGAAGATAGAGGACGCCTCCTTCACCCCTCAAAAGAAGGCGCCGATAAAGCGTTCAATTCCTATGCCCATCTTTCTCACAGCCAGGACTTCAAGTCCATTCCCAAGAGAGAATCCGCCAAGGACCTCACAAGTTCAGACAATAGAAACTGCCCTCCTGTTACCCTCACAAGTCCTGCTAAGACCAAAATCCTGCCCCCGCGCAAAGGACGGGGACTGAAATTGGAAGCTATAGTTCAGAAGATCACTTCCCCAAATATTAGGAGAAGTGCGTCCTCGAACAgtgcagaggctgggggagacaCGGTCACTTTGGATGACATACTGTCTTTGAAGAGCGGCCCTCCTGAAGGTGGGAGTGTTGCTGCTCAGGAGGCCgagatggagaagagaaagggtGAGGTGGTATCTGACCTGGTCTGTCCAACAAACAAGGAGCTGAACATAGAAAAGCCTCTTGCAAGGTCTTCAGAGGAGTGGCGTGGCAGTGGGGACGACAAAATGAAGACTGAGACACACCCAGATACGGTCACTGCTGGAAAGGAACCCCCTGGTGCCATGACGTCCGCAACCTCACAGAAACCTGGGAGTAACCAAGGGAGACCAGATGGTTCCCTGGGTGGGGCAGCGCCTTTAATCTTTCCTGACTCAAAGAATGTACCTGCAGCTGGCGGACTGGCCCCTGAGGCAAATCCGAAGGCAGAAGAGAAGGAGACCGATGCAGTGACGATTTCCCCCAAACCAGAGGGTTTCCCCCCAAAGGGGTACTTCCCTTCAGGAAAGAAGAAGGGGAGACCCATTGGTAGTGTGAATAAGCAAAAGAAACAGCAGCagccaccacctccaccccctcagcccccccagATACCAGAAGGTTCTGCAGATGGAGAGCCAAAGCCAAAAAAGCAGAgacaaaggagggagagaaggaagcctggggcacagccaaGGAAGCGGAAAACCAAACAAGCAGTTCCCATCGTAGAACCCCAAGAACCTGAGATCAAACTAAAGTATGCCACCCAGCCACTGGACAAAAGTGATGCCAAGAACAAGTCTTTTTTCCCTTATATTCATGTAGTAAATAAGTGTGAACTTGGAGCCGTTTGTACAATCATCAATGCTGAAGAAGAAGAACAGACCAAATTGGTGAGGGGTCGGAAGGGGCAGAGGTCTCTGACCCCGCCACCCAGCAGCACTGAGAGCAAGGCGCTCCCAGCCTCGTCCTTCATGCTGCAGGGACCTGTGGTGACCGAGTCTTCTGTGATGGGCCACCTGGTTTGCTGTCTGTGCGGCAAGTGGGCCAGTTACCGGAACATGGGTGACCTCTTTGGACCCTTTTATCCCCAAGATTATGCAGCCACTCTCCCGAAAAACCCACCTCCTAAGAGGGCCACGGAAACGCAGAGCAAAGTTAAGGTACGGCACAAAAGCGCTTCCAACGGCTCCAAGACGgacactgaggaggaggaggagcagcagcagcagaaggagCAGAGGAGCCTGGCCGCCCACCCCAGGTTTAAGCGGCGGCACCGCTCGGAAGACTGTGGTGGAGGCCCTCGGTCCCTGGCCCGGGGGCTTCCCTGTAAAAAAGCAACCACAGAGGGCGGCAGCGAAAAGACTGTTTTGGACTCAAAGCCCTCTGTGCCCACCACTTCAGAAGGTGGCCCTGAGCTGGAGTTACAAATCCCTGAACTACCTCTTGACAGCAATGAATTTTGGGTCCACGAGGGCTGCATTCTCTGGGCCAATGGAATCTACCTGGTCTGCGGCAGGCTCTATGGCCTGCAGGAAGCGCTGGAAATAGCCAGAGAGATG